From one Rhodamnia argentea isolate NSW1041297 chromosome 1, ASM2092103v1, whole genome shotgun sequence genomic stretch:
- the LOC115750198 gene encoding GATA transcription factor 16-like, with the protein MKVVDRHCVECRTTRTPMWRGGPAGPRSLCNACGIKYRKKTRGLGVDKKCFKNTPTANNSDDDDRIQRGLADIMKQGLVNPAVKTEPERNRATAGEMRWRLREEEEAAILLMALSCDVFG; encoded by the exons ATGAAAGTTGTGGATAGGCACTGCGTGGAGTGTCGCACCACTCGAACCCCCATGTGGCGAGGCGGTCCTGCTGGTCCTCGG TCACTGTGCAACGCGTGTGGGATCAAGTACAGGAAGAAGACCAGGGGACTGGGCGTGGACAAGAAGTGCTTCAAGAACACACCCACCGCCAACAacagcgacgacgacgacagaATCCAGCGAGGGCTAGCGGATATAATGAAGCAGGGGTTGGTAAATCCCGCCGTGAAAACAGAGCCCGAGAGAAACAGAGCAACGGCAGGCGAGATGAGGTGGAGACtgcgggaggaagaagaggcGGCCATACTCTTGATGGCTCTCTCTTGCGACGTCTTCGGTTGA
- the LOC115750199 gene encoding uncharacterized protein LOC115750199 — protein sequence MEGASMGAFKGLRGYWRRRSYRRLGVGSGIRRCMPVVELGSTRRRRRWSWRIKISPKLACLRSPKKFLIWLRDGYVNMMLRLADSRVGYAYGADVGLSGFGSRPLKEYDQKVIVEVYRALMAAQAKAMTTTRVAPSLFPLATISEIM from the coding sequence ATGGAAGGGGCGTCCATGGGTGCGTTCAAGGGCCTGAGGGGAtactggaggaggaggagctacCGGAGGTTGGGCGTGGGGTCGGGCATCCGGCGCTGCATGCCCGTTGTGGAGCTGGGCTCAACCCGGCGGAGGCGGCGCTGGTCCTGGCGGATCAAGATCTCGCCCAAGCTCGCCTGCCTCAGGTCGCCCAAGAAGTTCCTGATCTGGCTCCGCGACGGCTACGTGAACATGATGCTGCGCTTGGCTGACTCGCGAGTGGGCTACGCATACGGTGCTGACGTCGGGCTGAGCGGGTTCGGGAGCCGACCGCTGAAGGAGTACGACCAGAAGGTGATCGTGGAGGTGTACAGGGCCCTGATGGCGGCGCAGGCGAAGGCCATGACCACAACCAGAGTCGCACCGAGTCTGTTCCCGCTGGCCACAATCAGCGAAATCATGTAA
- the LOC115750204 gene encoding uncharacterized protein LOC115750204 yields MRSRLAAIAGSSYRAVTGFGCETPRRGLVAVPKGRAADPEVLGEERESEVKPAVFSGEPEKTREVYEPDPKTALKRDVEHELPMPRGDSEPFVQPRPPHSTSPKLQSTPVHDPVEPIYQQKQKKASATPVENVSCAGLDGSPWPEGDGENQSQGKRGEADEDDREYYKHHKASPLSEIKFADTRKPITRATDGTADSAEYGRGPGVVGWRPEQLDTAEEALMRAARIWKESAMTGVPDAPQSRVLRALRGEV; encoded by the exons ATGCGATCGAGATTAGCTGCCATAGCCGGAAGCTCTTACAGAGCCGTGACCGGATTCGGTTGCGAAACCCCGAGGCGAGGGCTCGTGGCGGTCCCGAAAGGTCGAGCGGCCGATCCCGAAGTACTCGGAGAAGAGCGAGAATCCGAGGTGAAGCCCGCTGTTTTCTCCGGAGAGCCAGAG AAAACTAGGGAAGTGTACGAGCCTGACCCTAAAACAGCATTGAAGCGAGACGTGGAACACGAACTCCCCATGCCCAGGGGAGACTCCGAGCCGTTCGTGCAGCCCAGGCCGCCGCATTCCACCTCGCCCAAGCTCCAGAGTACCCCTGTGCACGACCCCGTCGAACCCATTTACCAACAGAAGCAAAAAAAGGCATCTGCCACGCCAGTTGAGAATGTGAGCTGCGCGGGGCTGGATGGCTCGCCGTGGCCGGAAGGCGACGGGGAGAACCAATCGCAGGGGAAGAGGGGAGAAGCAGATGAGGACGACAGGGAGTACTACAAGCACCACAAGGCTTCGCCACTGTCGGAGATAAAGTTTGCGGACACAAGGAAGCCGATCACGAGGGCGACCGACGGGACGGCAGACTCGGCGGAATATGGGAGAGGGCCGGGTGTGGTTGGGTGGAGGCCGGAGCAGCTGGACACAGCGGAGGAGGCGCTGATGCGGGCGGCGAGGATCTGGAAGGAGTCGGCAATGACGGGGGTCCCTGATGCGCCGCAGTCCAGAGTGCTGAGGGCTCTTCGTGGTGAAGTATAA